A part of Biomphalaria glabrata chromosome 3, xgBioGlab47.1, whole genome shotgun sequence genomic DNA contains:
- the LOC106056921 gene encoding spermatogenesis-defective protein 39 homolog isoform X1, whose amino-acid sequence MDDDDCDFEKASKKNKSKINIFDDRVSLEDARSIIKSSQINAEDDEDEDVINFDDTPVGVKFTNKSNEQSVKVTPMPDLSSLALPASLSGNSMPRTDASNSSYMQFNAVTYGHNRSRSLTLDKNFSKTSLTSSQSSFMDIEEVSAEDTKKNFTRADVENLQKEVLSLKRSLLSAKKDRWKKLPVDETLQRIIRGEVYSLEMYKSLEDKLDLIDKAVRICDGNAITAAVLFFKQSVTSQIFNREILSRPVAANHYLSYLKSHFDTSEYINTLLLLGRNEEAAMYKYKTCVAAPDVSVKISKLRDCMRSFFQNDSQLSFDSSLVEQYIDLLERQRPIEETDAQLESSGKSTLFRDFPRKRSLLDMPVVTTLYYCCLYHYDLGENSLASPLSLKKRHMISDKQFLWTSISARARLRNWKDIEALLTTKSWFGGTKMKAVIAFEKIVNILHRNGAPPDVLDKYISMIDNLEQRLSVAKKVECHKAVVDTLVALKNRQELEQYTSKLERYSKEGLYAHDILNSSTIKWR is encoded by the exons AtggatgatgatgattgtgatTTTGAGAAAGCaagcaagaaaaataaaagcaaaattaatatttttgatgacaGA gtAAGCCTGGAGGATGCTCGATCTATTATTAAATCATCCCAGATAAATGCTGAggatgatgaagatgaagatgttattaattttgatgaTACTCCAGTAGGGGTCAAATTTACAAACA AGTCCAATGAACAATCAGTGAAAGTTACTCCCATGCCAGACTTGTCCTCCCTTGCATTACCAGCTTCTCTCTCTGGCAACAGTATGCCTAGAACTGATGCTTCTAATAGCAGCTATATGCAGTTTAATGCTGTGACCTATGGCCATAATAGGTCTCGCAGTCTGACCCTGG ATAAAAACTTCTCCAAGACTTCGTTGACATCATCACAGAGTTCTTTCATGGATATTGAGGAAG TAAGTGCagaagatacaaaaaaaaattttaccagAGCAGATGTAGAAAACCTTCAAAAGGAAGTTTTGTCTTTAAAGCGTTCCCTTTTG AGTGCCAAGAAGGACAGATGGAAAAAACTACCTGTTGATGAAACGTTGCAAAGAATAATAAGAGGCGAG GTGTATTCCCTGGAGATGTACAAATCATTAGAAGACAAATTAGACCTGATAGACAAGGCTGTGAGGATATGTGATGGAAATGCTATTACAGCA GCAGTTTTATTCTTCAAGCAATCTGTGACAAGCCAGATTTTTAATAGAGAAATTCTCTCTCGTCCAGTGGCAGCCAATCATTATTTGTCTTACTTGAAATCCCATTTCGACACATCTGAATACATCAATACTTTATT GTTACTTGGAAGAAATGAAGAGGCTGCT atgtacaaatataaaacTTGTGTTGCCGCACCTGATGTTTCAGTGAAGATTTCAAAACTTAGAGACTGTATGAG ATCATTTTTTCAAAATGATTCACAGTTGAGTTTTGATTCTTCATTAGTAGAGCAATATATTGACTTGTTAGAAAGGCAGCGACCTATTGAG GAAACTGATGCCCAATTGGAATCATCTGGGAAAAGTACATTGTTTAGAGATTTTCCCAGGAAGAGGTCTTTGCTAGACATGCCTGTTGTGACTACTTTATACTACTGTTGTCTCTATCATTATGATTTAGGAGaa aATTCTCTTGCAAGCCCATTATCCTTGAAGAAACGGCATATG atttcagACAAACAATTCTTATGGACAAGTATTTCTGCCAGGGCTAGACTTCGTAATTGGAAAGATATTGAAGCTTTATTAACAACTAAA agTTGGTTTGGAGGAACAAAAATGAAAGCTGTAATAGCCTTTGAGAAAATAGTCAATATTTTGCATAGAAATGGTGCCCCACCTGAT GTATTAGATAAGTATATATCAATGATAGACAACCTTGAGCAGAGACTCAGCGTGGCCAAAAAAGTGGAATGTCACAAAGCAGTagtagat ACATTAGTAGCATTGAAAAATAGACAGGAGCTAGAACAATATACATCTAAACTGGAACGCTACTCTAAAGAAGGCTTGTATGctcatgatattttaaatagCTCT ACAATTAAATGGAGATAA
- the LOC106056921 gene encoding spermatogenesis-defective protein 39 homolog isoform X2 has translation MDDDDCDFEKASKKNKSKINIFDDRVSLEDARSIIKSSQINAEDDEDEDVINFDDTPVGVKFTNNKNFSKTSLTSSQSSFMDIEEVSAEDTKKNFTRADVENLQKEVLSLKRSLLSAKKDRWKKLPVDETLQRIIRGEVYSLEMYKSLEDKLDLIDKAVRICDGNAITAAVLFFKQSVTSQIFNREILSRPVAANHYLSYLKSHFDTSEYINTLLLLGRNEEAAMYKYKTCVAAPDVSVKISKLRDCMRSFFQNDSQLSFDSSLVEQYIDLLERQRPIEETDAQLESSGKSTLFRDFPRKRSLLDMPVVTTLYYCCLYHYDLGENSLASPLSLKKRHMISDKQFLWTSISARARLRNWKDIEALLTTKSWFGGTKMKAVIAFEKIVNILHRNGAPPDVLDKYISMIDNLEQRLSVAKKVECHKAVVDTLVALKNRQELEQYTSKLERYSKEGLYAHDILNSSTIKWR, from the exons AtggatgatgatgattgtgatTTTGAGAAAGCaagcaagaaaaataaaagcaaaattaatatttttgatgacaGA gtAAGCCTGGAGGATGCTCGATCTATTATTAAATCATCCCAGATAAATGCTGAggatgatgaagatgaagatgttattaattttgatgaTACTCCAGTAGGGGTCAAATTTACAAACA ATAAAAACTTCTCCAAGACTTCGTTGACATCATCACAGAGTTCTTTCATGGATATTGAGGAAG TAAGTGCagaagatacaaaaaaaaattttaccagAGCAGATGTAGAAAACCTTCAAAAGGAAGTTTTGTCTTTAAAGCGTTCCCTTTTG AGTGCCAAGAAGGACAGATGGAAAAAACTACCTGTTGATGAAACGTTGCAAAGAATAATAAGAGGCGAG GTGTATTCCCTGGAGATGTACAAATCATTAGAAGACAAATTAGACCTGATAGACAAGGCTGTGAGGATATGTGATGGAAATGCTATTACAGCA GCAGTTTTATTCTTCAAGCAATCTGTGACAAGCCAGATTTTTAATAGAGAAATTCTCTCTCGTCCAGTGGCAGCCAATCATTATTTGTCTTACTTGAAATCCCATTTCGACACATCTGAATACATCAATACTTTATT GTTACTTGGAAGAAATGAAGAGGCTGCT atgtacaaatataaaacTTGTGTTGCCGCACCTGATGTTTCAGTGAAGATTTCAAAACTTAGAGACTGTATGAG ATCATTTTTTCAAAATGATTCACAGTTGAGTTTTGATTCTTCATTAGTAGAGCAATATATTGACTTGTTAGAAAGGCAGCGACCTATTGAG GAAACTGATGCCCAATTGGAATCATCTGGGAAAAGTACATTGTTTAGAGATTTTCCCAGGAAGAGGTCTTTGCTAGACATGCCTGTTGTGACTACTTTATACTACTGTTGTCTCTATCATTATGATTTAGGAGaa aATTCTCTTGCAAGCCCATTATCCTTGAAGAAACGGCATATG atttcagACAAACAATTCTTATGGACAAGTATTTCTGCCAGGGCTAGACTTCGTAATTGGAAAGATATTGAAGCTTTATTAACAACTAAA agTTGGTTTGGAGGAACAAAAATGAAAGCTGTAATAGCCTTTGAGAAAATAGTCAATATTTTGCATAGAAATGGTGCCCCACCTGAT GTATTAGATAAGTATATATCAATGATAGACAACCTTGAGCAGAGACTCAGCGTGGCCAAAAAAGTGGAATGTCACAAAGCAGTagtagat ACATTAGTAGCATTGAAAAATAGACAGGAGCTAGAACAATATACATCTAAACTGGAACGCTACTCTAAAGAAGGCTTGTATGctcatgatattttaaatagCTCT ACAATTAAATGGAGATAA
- the LOC106056947 gene encoding inactive polypeptide N-acetylgalactosaminyltransferase-like protein 5, translating to MRLHFRRIFYMICLVLACICITSTIYITLFSKKSRRFRVVPEYMREVNHAKKSLVIANQEPLYWDLTSETNKLVEKLKAINLTNDKEYKMDFGPDDLTQAFQKNYNLNIFKSDKIPLNRDVPDSRPRGCASLVYPDDLPTTSVVIPFHNEWPSVIIRTVYSLINRTPEKLLKQIILVDDASDVEILRTHLKNYFEENFPKNLVLLIRLDTRQGLIRARLEGLKYVTSQVVSFFDSHMEVNYDWLQPLLYEIVKNKQTIAMGQLDYVHRETLDYNFYPGYRTRYGFRWDMQFFETYFRPDQLKGKKDSDPMPGVLMVGPGFTVDVDYFKSIGEYDGDMMIWGGENIELAWRVWMCGGQLLHVACSHIGHIERSQPYSFPKGRRLTEMHNYKRAVEVWLGDYKIYVYNLFPGMKALDVGDLSERIAIKSRLKCQDFSWFMKNVWPELMPYKENSSIWGQISTQDGHLCLDNNDYVFSDPVLLMVKPCTRNLQTQGFALGTDGQLRATIHCVVVKVVGEDLIPHIQNCFLSQVDFWTYSKEHQLIHQRYNLCLEILKNSILVMRSCNEGIFSQKWFFKPEGLLEQNN from the exons ATGCGCCTTCACTTTCGACGAATATTTTACATGATCTGCCTTGTTTTAGCATGTATATGCATCACAAGCACCATCTATATAACTCTGTTCAGCAAGAAATCCCGCAGGTTCAGGGTTGTGCCAGAGTACATGAGAGAAGTAAATCATGCTAAAAAGTCCTTGGTCATAGCTAACCAAGAACCACTCTATTGGGATTTGACATCAGAGACAAACAAATTAGTAGAGAAGCTGAAGGCAATAAATTTGACTAATGATAAAGAATATAAGATGGATTTTGGTCCTGATGATCTCACTCAAGcctttcaaaaaaattacaatttaaatatCTTCAAGAGTGATAAAATACCTTTAAATCGTGATGTTCCTGATTCAAGGCCTAGAGG TTGTGCTTCACTGGTCTATCCTGATGATCTGCCAACTACAAGTGTAGTCATTCCTTTTCACAATGAGTGGCCATCTGTTATTATAAGGACAGTCTACAGCCTCATCAATAGAACGCCAGAGAAATTGTTGAAACAAATTATACTTGTAGATGATGCTAGTGATGTTG AGATTTTAAGAACACATCTGAAAAATTACTTTGAGGAGAATTTCCCAAAAAATCTTGTCCTGCTTATACGCCTGGACACCAGACAAGGGCTAATACGTGCACGCCTGGAAGGCCTGAAGTATGTCACATCTCAGGTGGTATCCTTTTTTGACAGTCACATGGAAGTCAATTATGATTG GTTACAACCACTTTTATATGAAATAGTTAAAAACAAGCAGACAATAGCTATGGGCCAGTTGGACTATGTTCATCGCGAGACATTAGATTACAATTTTTATCCTGGTTACAGAACACGCTATGGTTTCCGCTGGGACATGCAGTTCTTTGAAACCTATTTTCGACCTGATCAgttgaaaggaaaaaaagactCTGATCCTATGCC AGGTGTGTTGATGGTAGGGCCAGGTTTTACTGTGGATGTCGACTATTTCAAAAGTATTGGAGAGTATGATGGAGATATGATGATATGGGGAGGAGAGAATATCGAGTTGGCTTGGAGA GTGTGGATGTGTGGTGGTCAGCTCTTGCACGTCGCATGTTCCCACATTGGTCACATAGAGAGATCCCAACCTTATAGTTTCCCAAAAGGACGCAGGCTCACTGAAATGCACAATTATAAAAGGGCAGTGGAAGTCTGGCTAGGCGACTACAAAATTtatgtttataatttgtttCCAGGGATGAAG GCACTGGATGTAGGTGACCTGTCAGAAAGGATAGCCATCAAGTCAAGATTAAAATGTCAAGACTTTTCTTGGTTTATGAAAAATGTTTGGCCAGAGCTGATGCCATATAAGGAAAACTCCTCAATCTGGGGCCAG ATTTCAACACAAGATGGACATCTTTGTTTGGATAACAATGATTATGTTTTTTCTGATCCTGTTTTGTTGATGGTAAAACCATGTACTAGAAATTTACAGACACAA GGATTCGCTCTGGGGACTGATGGACAATTACGTGCCACCATTCATTGTGTTGTGGTGAAAGTTGTTGGTGAAGATCTCATTCCTCACATTCAGAACTGTTTTTTGAGTCAAGTAGACTTTTGGACATATTCAAAG gAGCACCAGTTAATACACCAGAGGTACAATCTCTGTcttgaaattttgaaaaatagCATTCTGGTAATGCGTTCCTGCAACGAAGGCATATTTTCTCAGAAATGGTTCTTCAAGCCTGAAGGATTgctagaacaaaataattaa